In the genome of Planctomyces sp. SH-PL62, the window TTCTCCTGGAGCACGTCCAGGTCGTCGCCGTAGAGTCCGATGCCCAGGTCGGCGCGGACGCCGGCCAGCATCTCGTTGAACCGGACGTCGATCGGCTGGCCGAAGTTGAAGAACGCGCCCGGGAGTTCGCGCCGGAAGACCTTCTCCATCTCGGCGATCAGCTCCGACTTCGACTTCCCGTGGCCCTCCCCCTCGAAGAGTGCGAGGAGCGGGTGCAGCGGCTTCAGCGCCATGTCCAGGTACGTCTCCTCCTCCTTCTTCAGGAAGACGAAGACGTCGGTCTGGTTGACGCCGGCCGGGTCGATGCCGATCTCGGGGCGGCCGGTCCGGCAGACGACCGATTCAATCTCGTCCGGGAACGACTCTCGCAGCGCCTTCTCGAGGCGGGTCGAGTCCTCGAGGCTCTCCGAGAGCGAGGTGCTCGGCGGCCGGGTGACGACGACGAGGATGTCCCCCTCGTCGAGCTTGGGGATGAACTCGCCGCCCAGGCTCATCGCCAGGGGCATGGTCGCGGCGAAGGCGACGAGCGAGGTCGCGACGACCATGATCGGGTGGTCGAGGGAGAACCGGAGGAACGGCCGGTAGACCCGCTTGGCGACCCGGACGGGGAGGGTCTCGACCTCGGACGTGCCCGGCTTGAGGATCAAGGAGGCCAGGACGGGCGTGGCCGTGAGGCTGAGGATCAGGGAGCCGATCAGGGCGAAGACGACCGTCAGGGCCATCGGCCGGAACATCTTCCCCTCGACCCCTTCCAGGGCCAGCAGCGGGAGGTGGACGATCGTGATGATCGCCACGCCGAAGACCACCGGCTTGCGGACCTCGAAGGCCGCCTCGCGGACCACGTCGACGGCCGACCGCCGCTTGTCCGCGTGCGAGAGGTGGCTGACGCAGTTCTCCATCATGATGACCGAGCTGTCGACGATCAGGCCGAAGTCGATCGCCCCCAGGCTCATCAGGCTGCCGGCGATGCCGTAGTAGACCATCAGGTTGATGGCGAAGAGCATCGAGAGCGGGATCGCGAGGGCGACCACCAGGCCCGCCTTGAGGTTGCCGAGCATCGCCAGGAGGACGGCGACGACGAGCAGGCCGCCTTCCGCCAGGTTCGAGGCGACGGTCGTGATCGTGCGGGTGATGAGCACGGCCCGGTCGTAATAAGGGTCGACGACGACCCCCTCGGGGAGCCTCGTGCGGATCTCTTCGAGCTTCGCCTTGATCCGCTCGACGACCACGCGGGAGTTCTCGCCGGCGAGCATCATGGCGGTCGCGGTGACGACCTCGCCGTCGCCGTCGCGGGTCACCGCGCCGTTGCGGATCAGGGGGGACAGGCGGACCTCGGCGACGTCGCGGATGTAGACCGGCGTGCCCGTGGCGGTCGTGTCGAGCACCACCTCCTCGAGGTCCTTCAGGGTGCTGATCAGGCCCACGGCGCGGATGACGCGCTGTTCGCCCAGGCGTTCGAGGTAGCCGCCGCCGGCGTTGCTGTTGTTGCGGCGGATGGCCTCGAAGACCTTGTCGACCGAGATGTTGCGGGCCATCAGGCGGTCGGGGTCGAGGCGGACCTCGTAGGTCTTCAGCTCGCCGCCGAAGGCGTTGACCTCGACCACGCCGGGGACGCTCTTGAGCGGCCGGGCGATCTCCCAGTCGAGGATCGTCCGCAGCTCCATCAGCGAGCGGGGGCGGGCCGCGTCGGGGGCGTTCTTGACCTCGAACTGGAAGACCTCGCCGAGGCCCGTGGAGATCGGGCCCATCTCGGGCTGGCCGAACTCCGGCGGGATCGACGAGCGGACCTCCGCCAGCCGTTCGCCCACCTGCTGGCGGGCCCAGTAGATGTCGGTCCCTTCCTGGAAGACGATGGTCACGCCCGAGAGGCCGAACTGCGAGAACGAGCGGACCTCCGAGATCATCGGGATCCCGTTCATCGAGTTCTCGACCGGGATGGTGATGAACTGCTCGATCTCGACCGGGCCGAGC includes:
- a CDS encoding efflux RND transporter permease subunit; translated protein: MFDRLIDWALRSRPLVLLLLVGLVLWGANSLVKLPIDAQPDITNVQVMALTSAPGLGPVEIEQFITIPVENSMNGIPMISEVRSFSQFGLSGVTIVFQEGTDIYWARQQVGERLAEVRSSIPPEFGQPEMGPISTGLGEVFQFEVKNAPDAARPRSLMELRTILDWEIARPLKSVPGVVEVNAFGGELKTYEVRLDPDRLMARNISVDKVFEAIRRNNSNAGGGYLERLGEQRVIRAVGLISTLKDLEEVVLDTTATGTPVYIRDVAEVRLSPLIRNGAVTRDGDGEVVTATAMMLAGENSRVVVERIKAKLEEIRTRLPEGVVVDPYYDRAVLITRTITTVASNLAEGGLLVVAVLLAMLGNLKAGLVVALAIPLSMLFAINLMVYYGIAGSLMSLGAIDFGLIVDSSVIMMENCVSHLSHADKRRSAVDVVREAAFEVRKPVVFGVAIITIVHLPLLALEGVEGKMFRPMALTVVFALIGSLILSLTATPVLASLILKPGTSEVETLPVRVAKRVYRPFLRFSLDHPIMVVATSLVAFAATMPLAMSLGGEFIPKLDEGDILVVVTRPPSTSLSESLEDSTRLEKALRESFPDEIESVVCRTGRPEIGIDPAGVNQTDVFVFLKKEEETYLDMALKPLHPLLALFEGEGHGKSKSELIAEMEKVFRRELPGAFFNFGQPIDVRFNEMLAGVRADLGIGLYGDDLDVLQEKVNAIAAAIENIPGAADVRAQVLGGLPFLRVQINREDIARYGINAASILDVVSALGGKVVGQVIEGQRTFDLQVRFDPTARDDVDSITRLKIADANGRMIPLSELAEFHREDGAYEIWRKDRQRRAMVQANVRERDLATFVAEAQAKVAEQVELPRGYFLEWGGTFQNLQSATQRLTVVVPVALVLIFLLLYGTFQSVKLGTLIFLSVPLGAMGGILALWLRDMNLSISAGVGFIALSGVAVLDGLVIVSAIRQRVENGEPIRRAVAEASMSRLRPVLMTALVASLGFIPMAFSTGSGADVQRPLATVVIGGLITSTGLKLLVIPATYAWFDPGRGRLAADVDALVEDDEDDDDLEDGIS